A genomic region of Saccopteryx bilineata isolate mSacBil1 chromosome 1, mSacBil1_pri_phased_curated, whole genome shotgun sequence contains the following coding sequences:
- the BATF2 gene encoding basic leucine zipper transcriptional factor ATF-like 2 isoform X3: protein MASLDSFNYQDPEECHRQLKKKQKNRASAQRSRQKHTDKADALHQQHESLEKRNRALWKEIHGLKAELDWWSRTLSMHEHQCLMDCASCLASLPPGCWGQAKPPLDPSPHRQHGCQEHPGLFQTPVSSPSAQQLSPDPQPCGSSGLLSPLSSLSLDATTITAPPAQLSPSPAQSVSPSGSSLVRHSSNLKALLTRSSAQPAPQQALGPEHLPRGKLVSSPDSPSAALGLASLQDREHQPAFLAADQQGLGVGLSPHPLLAFPLLSSAQVHF, encoded by the exons GACCCTGAGGAGTGTCATAGGCAgttgaagaagaaacagaagaaccgGGCATCTGCACAGCGCAGCCGGCAGAAGCACACGGACAAGGCGGACGCCCTGCACCAG CAGCACGAGTCACTGGAGAAACGCAACCGTGCTCTGTGGAAGGAGATCCACGGCCTGAAGGCTGAGCTGGACTGGTGGAGTCGGACCCTGAGCATGCATGAGCACCAGTGCCTGATGGACTGTGCCTCCTGCTTGGCTTCTTTGCCCCCCGGCTGCTGGGGTCAGGCCAAGCCACCCCTGGACCCCTCGCCTCATAGACAACATGGATGCCAGGAGCACCCGGGCCTGTTCCAGACCCCAGTCTCCTCTCCCTCGGCCCAGCAGCTCTCTCCAGATCCTCAGCCTTGTGGttcttctggcctcctctcccctctgtcctCGCTGTCCCTTGACGCTACTACTATCACTGCACCTCCTGCCCAGctgtcccccagccctgcccaatCTGTCTCGCCCTCTGGCTCCAGCCTAGTTAGGCATTCCTCCAATCTCAAAGCCCTCCTGACCCGTTCCTCAGCTCAGCCTGCCCCTCAGCAGGCCCTTGGACCAGAGCACCTCCCCAGGGGGAAGCTGGTGTCCTCACCCGACAGTCCCTCGGCTGCTCTGGGGCTGGCCTCCCTGCAGGACAGGGAGCACCAGCCTGCTTTCCTAGCAGCAGACCAGCAAGGGCTGGGTGTGGGTCTCAGCCCGCACCCCCTCCTGGCCTTccccctgctctcctctgctcaggTCCACTTCTAA
- the BATF2 gene encoding basic leucine zipper transcriptional factor ATF-like 2 isoform X1, translating to MASLDSFNYQGTGRSPQLRDTLNHVGAFPTAQAMHLCGDEGLQTRMDPEECHRQLKKKQKNRASAQRSRQKHTDKADALHQHESLEKRNRALWKEIHGLKAELDWWSRTLSMHEHQCLMDCASCLASLPPGCWGQAKPPLDPSPHRQHGCQEHPGLFQTPVSSPSAQQLSPDPQPCGSSGLLSPLSSLSLDATTITAPPAQLSPSPAQSVSPSGSSLVRHSSNLKALLTRSSAQPAPQQALGPEHLPRGKLVSSPDSPSAALGLASLQDREHQPAFLAADQQGLGVGLSPHPLLAFPLLSSAQVHF from the exons GGCACTGGGAGGTCACCGCAGCTGAGGGACACCCTGAACCACGTGGGAGCCTTTCCCACTGCCCAGGCCATGCACCTCTGTGGAGACGAAGGGCTGCAAACCAGGATG GACCCTGAGGAGTGTCATAGGCAgttgaagaagaaacagaagaaccgGGCATCTGCACAGCGCAGCCGGCAGAAGCACACGGACAAGGCGGACGCCCTGCACCAG CACGAGTCACTGGAGAAACGCAACCGTGCTCTGTGGAAGGAGATCCACGGCCTGAAGGCTGAGCTGGACTGGTGGAGTCGGACCCTGAGCATGCATGAGCACCAGTGCCTGATGGACTGTGCCTCCTGCTTGGCTTCTTTGCCCCCCGGCTGCTGGGGTCAGGCCAAGCCACCCCTGGACCCCTCGCCTCATAGACAACATGGATGCCAGGAGCACCCGGGCCTGTTCCAGACCCCAGTCTCCTCTCCCTCGGCCCAGCAGCTCTCTCCAGATCCTCAGCCTTGTGGttcttctggcctcctctcccctctgtcctCGCTGTCCCTTGACGCTACTACTATCACTGCACCTCCTGCCCAGctgtcccccagccctgcccaatCTGTCTCGCCCTCTGGCTCCAGCCTAGTTAGGCATTCCTCCAATCTCAAAGCCCTCCTGACCCGTTCCTCAGCTCAGCCTGCCCCTCAGCAGGCCCTTGGACCAGAGCACCTCCCCAGGGGGAAGCTGGTGTCCTCACCCGACAGTCCCTCGGCTGCTCTGGGGCTGGCCTCCCTGCAGGACAGGGAGCACCAGCCTGCTTTCCTAGCAGCAGACCAGCAAGGGCTGGGTGTGGGTCTCAGCCCGCACCCCCTCCTGGCCTTccccctgctctcctctgctcaggTCCACTTCTAA
- the BATF2 gene encoding basic leucine zipper transcriptional factor ATF-like 2 isoform X2, translated as MHLCGDEGLQTRMDPEECHRQLKKKQKNRASAQRSRQKHTDKADALHQQHESLEKRNRALWKEIHGLKAELDWWSRTLSMHEHQCLMDCASCLASLPPGCWGQAKPPLDPSPHRQHGCQEHPGLFQTPVSSPSAQQLSPDPQPCGSSGLLSPLSSLSLDATTITAPPAQLSPSPAQSVSPSGSSLVRHSSNLKALLTRSSAQPAPQQALGPEHLPRGKLVSSPDSPSAALGLASLQDREHQPAFLAADQQGLGVGLSPHPLLAFPLLSSAQVHF; from the exons ATGCACCTCTGTGGAGACGAAGGGCTGCAAACCAGGATG GACCCTGAGGAGTGTCATAGGCAgttgaagaagaaacagaagaaccgGGCATCTGCACAGCGCAGCCGGCAGAAGCACACGGACAAGGCGGACGCCCTGCACCAG CAGCACGAGTCACTGGAGAAACGCAACCGTGCTCTGTGGAAGGAGATCCACGGCCTGAAGGCTGAGCTGGACTGGTGGAGTCGGACCCTGAGCATGCATGAGCACCAGTGCCTGATGGACTGTGCCTCCTGCTTGGCTTCTTTGCCCCCCGGCTGCTGGGGTCAGGCCAAGCCACCCCTGGACCCCTCGCCTCATAGACAACATGGATGCCAGGAGCACCCGGGCCTGTTCCAGACCCCAGTCTCCTCTCCCTCGGCCCAGCAGCTCTCTCCAGATCCTCAGCCTTGTGGttcttctggcctcctctcccctctgtcctCGCTGTCCCTTGACGCTACTACTATCACTGCACCTCCTGCCCAGctgtcccccagccctgcccaatCTGTCTCGCCCTCTGGCTCCAGCCTAGTTAGGCATTCCTCCAATCTCAAAGCCCTCCTGACCCGTTCCTCAGCTCAGCCTGCCCCTCAGCAGGCCCTTGGACCAGAGCACCTCCCCAGGGGGAAGCTGGTGTCCTCACCCGACAGTCCCTCGGCTGCTCTGGGGCTGGCCTCCCTGCAGGACAGGGAGCACCAGCCTGCTTTCCTAGCAGCAGACCAGCAAGGGCTGGGTGTGGGTCTCAGCCCGCACCCCCTCCTGGCCTTccccctgctctcctctgctcaggTCCACTTCTAA